The Pirellulimonas nuda genome includes a region encoding these proteins:
- a CDS encoding glutamate synthase subunit beta, producing the protein MGKPTGFKEFDRQAVPYRSPVERANDYLEIYTPAPDEQLKTQGARCMDCGVPFCQSNSGCPVDNLIPEWNDLVYQGRWKDALDRLHKTNNFPEFTGRACPAPCEGACVLGITNPPVTIKNIENAIIDKGFEEGWVVPQPPEVRTDRRVAIVGSGPAGLAAAAQLNRAGHRVTVYERADRIGGLCMYGIPNMKLDKHVVERRVNLLRGEGVTFVTGVHVGKQEDFPAGHMTQIMQERGLKMKFVDPQHLVDEYDAVLLATGATKSFDPTARCTGRDLGGIHLAMDFLTRNTKSLLDSGLEDGHALSAKGLNVIVIGGGDTGADCIGTSLRHGAKSIVNFEVMAKPPAERAANNPWPEWPRVFRVDYSHAEVEAKTGHDPRSYEVLTKEFVGKDGRVTGVKTVRLDWTRPTPGGAPFTELEGSETVWPADLVLLATGFVGPELEVGEMLGLETAEPRRGWTTFKAEHGHFATNVEGVFAAGDCRRGQSLVVWAINEGRGAAAAIDHYLMGYTELAAPGLNLPQQVV; encoded by the coding sequence ATGGGCAAACCCACCGGCTTCAAAGAATTCGACCGCCAGGCCGTTCCCTACCGCAGCCCGGTTGAGCGCGCCAACGACTACTTGGAGATCTACACCCCGGCGCCCGACGAGCAGCTCAAGACCCAGGGCGCCCGCTGCATGGACTGCGGCGTGCCGTTCTGTCAGAGCAACTCGGGCTGCCCGGTGGACAACCTGATCCCGGAGTGGAACGACCTGGTCTATCAGGGGCGCTGGAAGGACGCGCTCGACCGGTTGCACAAGACGAACAACTTCCCGGAGTTCACCGGCCGGGCCTGCCCCGCGCCGTGCGAGGGCGCCTGCGTGCTGGGGATCACCAACCCGCCGGTGACGATCAAGAACATCGAGAACGCGATCATCGACAAGGGTTTCGAGGAGGGATGGGTCGTCCCCCAACCCCCCGAGGTCCGCACCGACCGCCGCGTGGCGATCGTCGGCTCCGGCCCGGCCGGCCTGGCCGCCGCGGCCCAGCTCAACCGCGCCGGGCACCGCGTGACCGTGTACGAGCGGGCCGACCGCATCGGCGGCCTGTGCATGTACGGCATCCCCAACATGAAGCTGGACAAGCACGTGGTCGAGCGGCGCGTAAACCTGCTGCGGGGCGAGGGGGTGACGTTCGTCACCGGCGTCCACGTCGGCAAGCAGGAAGACTTCCCCGCGGGGCACATGACGCAGATCATGCAAGAGCGCGGCCTGAAGATGAAGTTCGTCGACCCCCAGCACCTGGTAGACGAGTACGATGCGGTGCTGCTGGCCACGGGCGCCACCAAGAGCTTCGACCCCACCGCCCGCTGCACGGGCCGCGACCTGGGGGGGATCCACCTGGCGATGGACTTCCTCACCCGCAACACCAAGAGCCTGCTCGACTCCGGCCTGGAAGACGGGCACGCGCTCTCGGCCAAGGGGCTGAACGTGATCGTCATCGGCGGCGGCGACACCGGCGCCGACTGCATCGGCACCTCGCTGCGCCACGGCGCCAAGAGCATCGTCAACTTTGAGGTGATGGCCAAACCCCCCGCCGAGCGGGCCGCCAACAACCCCTGGCCCGAGTGGCCGCGGGTGTTCCGGGTTGACTACTCCCACGCCGAGGTCGAGGCCAAGACGGGGCACGACCCGCGCTCGTACGAGGTGCTCACCAAGGAGTTCGTCGGCAAGGACGGGCGGGTGACCGGCGTCAAGACGGTCCGCCTGGACTGGACCCGGCCGACCCCCGGGGGCGCCCCGTTCACGGAGCTCGAGGGGAGCGAGACCGTCTGGCCCGCCGACCTGGTGCTGCTGGCGACCGGCTTTGTCGGGCCGGAGCTCGAGGTGGGCGAGATGCTGGGCCTGGAGACCGCCGAGCCGCGCCGCGGCTGGACCACCTTCAAGGCCGAGCACGGCCACTTCGCCACGAACGTCGAGGGGGTCTTCGCCGCGGGCGACTGCCGCCGCGGCCAGAGCCTAGTGGTGTGGGCGATCAACGAGGGCCGCGGCGCCGCGGCCGCCATCGACCACTACC